A genomic window from Arthrobacter sp. FW305-BF8 includes:
- a CDS encoding putative quinol monooxygenase, translating into MTVVVTAMFTPKEGAFDDVVAALSPAIAEVHEEPGCELYAIHEAPNGQIVMIEKWESAELLDAHGAGEPVKRLNASLEGLLAEPVEVTRLTAIPAGTSAQGAL; encoded by the coding sequence ATGACCGTAGTTGTCACCGCCATGTTCACACCCAAGGAAGGCGCCTTCGACGACGTCGTGGCCGCCCTGTCCCCCGCCATCGCGGAGGTCCACGAGGAGCCGGGCTGCGAACTGTACGCCATCCACGAAGCCCCGAACGGCCAGATTGTCATGATCGAAAAGTGGGAAAGCGCCGAGCTCCTCGATGCACACGGCGCCGGCGAGCCCGTCAAGCGCCTGAACGCCTCCCTTGAGGGACTCCTGGCGGAACCGGTGGAGGTCACGCGACTGACCGCAATCCCCGCCGGCACCAGCGCGCAGGGCGCACTCTGA
- a CDS encoding LacI family DNA-binding transcriptional regulator, with protein MKKAPTIRDVAAAAGVSVSVVSRVLNPDSGPVAPAKREQVLSVISELGYRPRAAARELSAGHALTVGLVVTDLANPFFAQLADRVVWEARSHGVQVVVMTTQEDPHLEAESLDTLLDRSVGGVIATPTGGNIEKWERLRDLGVNVVFVDRAIAELSDVDVVSIENSDSARRATDHLIALGHERIALITGPASTSTGRSRIGGYRAALESASISPDPMLVRDVPFRGDGGGDAVGSLLASPDAPTGLIVANTAQVQSSVRRLVQMGVRIPDDLSVIVFDDNPWTELTSPPLSVIRQPIGMLAVHSLELVLGRMQGRLPAGARTIEVKADFVPRSSCVAPARLVASKSATR; from the coding sequence TTGAAGAAGGCGCCCACTATCCGCGATGTGGCGGCAGCGGCGGGGGTCTCCGTGTCCGTGGTGTCGCGGGTGCTGAACCCGGACTCCGGCCCGGTCGCCCCGGCCAAGCGCGAACAAGTCCTGAGTGTCATCAGTGAACTCGGGTACCGTCCCCGCGCCGCGGCGCGCGAACTCAGCGCGGGCCATGCCCTCACCGTCGGCCTGGTGGTCACGGACCTCGCCAACCCGTTCTTCGCCCAACTGGCGGACCGCGTTGTATGGGAGGCCCGCAGCCACGGTGTACAGGTGGTGGTCATGACCACGCAGGAGGACCCGCACCTTGAGGCGGAATCCCTGGACACGCTCCTGGACCGTTCGGTGGGCGGCGTCATCGCCACGCCAACCGGCGGAAACATCGAGAAATGGGAGCGCCTGCGGGACCTCGGGGTAAACGTGGTCTTCGTGGACCGCGCCATCGCCGAACTCAGCGACGTCGACGTCGTCAGCATCGAAAACTCCGACTCGGCCCGGCGCGCAACCGATCACCTCATCGCCCTGGGCCACGAGCGGATCGCCCTCATCACCGGCCCCGCCAGCACGTCCACCGGGCGTTCCCGGATCGGCGGTTATCGGGCCGCCCTCGAAAGCGCCTCAATAAGCCCCGACCCCATGCTGGTCCGGGACGTCCCCTTCCGCGGAGACGGCGGGGGCGACGCCGTCGGGTCCCTCCTGGCATCCCCGGACGCCCCCACCGGGCTGATCGTCGCCAATACCGCCCAGGTGCAGAGCTCAGTCCGGCGCCTCGTCCAGATGGGCGTGCGGATACCCGACGACCTCTCGGTTATCGTTTTTGACGACAACCCGTGGACCGAACTGACAAGCCCTCCGCTCAGCGTGATCCGGCAGCCGATCGGCATGCTGGCGGTGCATTCCCTCGAACTCGTCCTCGGCCGGATGCAGGGCCGGCTCCCCGCGGGTGCCAGGACCATCGAAGTCAAGGCGGATTTTGTGCCGCGCAGCAGCTGCGTTGCACCGGCCCGCCTCGTCGCCAGCAAGTCCGCAACCAGATAA
- a CDS encoding NAD(P)H-dependent oxidoreductase, which yields MNLHKLLSDRENQGRPIRVGLIGAGRYGTMYLAQANNIPGIHVVAIADINVKRAEGAFELVGWPQNQIAPDIATALENRSTTIVANADELFDVDIDVIVEATGNPIVGVKHALRAIETKKHIIMVTVEADALAGPALAKRAEEAGVVYSMAYGDQPALIMELVDWARTSGFDVVCAGKGAKYLEHYHEMNPDNVWENWEFSKELTDSGQLNPYMHTSFRDGTKASIEMAAVANGAGLTPSDNGLSFTPGDVEEIATICRPADVGGALAHEGSVDVMSSVNRDGSWISHNTQEGVFVVVKATNGYVSGCFNEYPWHPDPTGQYAALYRPYHYVGLELNMSIANAALRGIATGSPIGFFGDVVATAKKDLKAGEFLDGEGGFTVWGKLVSAKHSVEIGALPVALAHHVELRADVAKGATVRWEDVIMDDSLAQALELRRETEALVTEAALTS from the coding sequence ATGAACCTTCACAAGCTTCTTAGCGACCGCGAGAACCAGGGCCGTCCCATTCGAGTGGGCCTCATCGGGGCCGGACGGTACGGCACCATGTACCTGGCCCAGGCAAACAACATCCCGGGCATCCACGTAGTGGCTATCGCTGACATCAATGTGAAGCGGGCTGAGGGCGCTTTCGAGCTGGTCGGCTGGCCACAGAACCAGATCGCTCCGGACATCGCCACCGCGCTGGAGAACCGCTCCACCACCATCGTGGCAAACGCCGATGAGCTGTTCGACGTCGACATCGACGTCATCGTTGAAGCCACGGGCAACCCGATCGTCGGCGTAAAGCACGCGCTGCGGGCGATCGAAACCAAGAAGCACATCATCATGGTCACGGTCGAGGCCGACGCCCTCGCCGGTCCAGCCCTCGCCAAGCGCGCGGAAGAGGCCGGCGTCGTCTATTCCATGGCGTACGGCGACCAGCCCGCCCTCATCATGGAACTGGTGGACTGGGCGCGGACCAGCGGCTTCGACGTCGTATGTGCCGGCAAGGGCGCCAAGTACCTCGAGCACTACCACGAGATGAACCCGGACAACGTCTGGGAAAACTGGGAGTTCTCCAAGGAGCTCACCGACTCCGGCCAGCTCAACCCGTACATGCACACCTCCTTCCGTGACGGCACCAAGGCATCCATCGAGATGGCAGCCGTCGCCAACGGCGCCGGCCTCACGCCGTCGGACAACGGGCTGAGCTTCACCCCGGGCGACGTGGAAGAGATCGCCACCATCTGCCGCCCGGCCGACGTCGGGGGTGCCTTGGCGCACGAGGGAAGCGTGGACGTCATGTCCAGCGTCAACCGCGACGGCAGCTGGATCAGCCACAACACCCAGGAAGGCGTCTTCGTGGTGGTCAAGGCCACCAACGGCTACGTCTCCGGCTGCTTCAACGAATACCCGTGGCACCCGGACCCCACCGGCCAGTACGCCGCCCTGTACCGCCCGTACCACTACGTGGGCCTCGAGCTGAACATGTCCATCGCCAACGCAGCCCTCCGCGGCATTGCCACCGGCTCGCCGATCGGCTTCTTCGGTGACGTCGTCGCCACCGCCAAGAAGGACCTGAAGGCCGGCGAATTCCTCGACGGCGAGGGCGGCTTCACGGTCTGGGGCAAGCTTGTCTCTGCCAAGCACTCGGTCGAAATCGGCGCCCTGCCGGTAGCCCTGGCGCACCACGTCGAGCTCCGTGCCGACGTCGCCAAGGGTGCCACCGTCCGCTGGGAAGACGTCATCATGGACGACTCGCTCGCCCAGGCACTCGAGCTGCGCCGCGAAACCGAGGCGCTTGTTACCGAAGCCGCGCTGACCTCCTAA
- a CDS encoding DctP family TRAP transporter solute-binding subunit, protein MKSKTRALTGVLACTLAASVLAGCASGAPGGGSPVAKIQLSIPDPLTSSVGVSAQHFADQVKKTSNGSVVVTVVPNGTSFSGDQNAAVTRLQGGSLDALILSTSVYASVVPEMNAISIPYLFDDTKEEAAFLAGKPGDVLKEKLKEKNTVALSFLTRTGRQITNSERPIEQPSDLKGLKIRVPGNPLWTDFFGKLGASPTTMAFSEVFTGLQTGTIDGQENPIEVPWTNKFSEVQKYVSLTHHINDAWVLALSSKKWDSLNEDQKKILTDASAETATFKTGYDEEQSKKQLDELTAKGMKANEPTAAGIEQFKAVSKSLYPDFSKLIGKEFFDQAIAAAK, encoded by the coding sequence ATGAAATCGAAGACCCGCGCCCTCACCGGAGTGCTGGCATGCACCCTCGCCGCTTCCGTCCTCGCCGGCTGCGCCTCCGGTGCGCCCGGCGGCGGCTCGCCGGTGGCCAAGATCCAGCTGTCCATCCCGGATCCACTGACCTCCTCGGTGGGTGTCTCTGCCCAGCACTTCGCAGACCAGGTGAAGAAGACCTCCAACGGTTCGGTGGTTGTCACGGTGGTGCCGAACGGTACGAGTTTCAGCGGTGACCAGAACGCCGCTGTTACGAGGCTGCAGGGCGGGTCGCTGGACGCGCTGATCCTGTCGACGTCGGTGTACGCGTCGGTGGTGCCGGAAATGAACGCGATCAGCATTCCCTACCTCTTCGATGACACGAAGGAAGAAGCTGCGTTCCTGGCGGGCAAGCCGGGCGACGTACTGAAGGAAAAGCTCAAGGAAAAGAACACCGTTGCCCTGTCCTTCCTCACCCGGACCGGCCGCCAGATCACCAACTCCGAACGCCCCATCGAGCAGCCCTCGGACCTGAAGGGCCTGAAGATCCGCGTGCCTGGCAACCCGCTGTGGACGGACTTCTTCGGCAAGCTGGGCGCCAGCCCCACCACCATGGCGTTCTCCGAGGTCTTCACCGGCCTGCAGACCGGCACGATCGACGGCCAAGAAAACCCGATCGAGGTGCCGTGGACCAACAAGTTCTCCGAGGTCCAGAAGTACGTCTCGCTGACGCACCACATCAACGACGCCTGGGTCCTGGCCCTGTCCTCCAAGAAGTGGGACTCGCTGAACGAGGACCAGAAGAAGATCCTGACGGACGCCTCGGCTGAGACCGCCACCTTCAAGACCGGTTACGACGAGGAGCAGTCCAAAAAGCAGCTCGACGAGCTCACCGCCAAGGGCATGAAGGCCAACGAGCCCACCGCCGCGGGAATCGAGCAGTTCAAGGCCGTCTCCAAGAGCCTCTACCCGGACTTCTCGAAGCTGATCGGCAAGGAATTCTTCGACCAGGCGATCGCCGCAGCCAAGTAA
- a CDS encoding TRAP transporter large permease codes for MEHTLAPKELEEVLPSDAEEILHHGHVAPRWSGAVWLDKALKWTVGAAILAELVVILLNIAVRVATGDSVLWTQEVSEIALLTIAFIGGAIAYPKGAHMAVQALIMRLPAHWKPYLAALVDCLVFVMSAGAFALFVPTLVQQLEEKTPILQLPVFWVSLPFSIGMVLIAWFAVLKLWRQPRRAVLVAAGITAALAAVVILSQPLFYYASPNLLLGVVLVALFALLFLGLPIAFVLALASGIYLYLGGISEVSAIPIGMASGAKGFVLLAIPFFILAGTVMNSAGLTLPLAKLVDALIGHLRGGLLQVVVVTMYIFSGISGSKVADVAAVGTTMRGMLEERKYPRGEVVAVLSASAIMGETIPPSIVLLIMGSITTISTTTLFLAGFVPAAFLALVVMALVFLRAKKQGGVASPKATWRARGSATFFAIPTLLLPVGMVVGILSGFATPTEVSSVAVAYAFVLAAAYRRGSKRLLGDTLRETTTTAGMVLFIIAAASPLAQTLALAGVSQQIHDLMSGLGDSPLLFMLFTIVLLIIMGQLLEGLPAVLIFAPLLLPIATEFGVNPVQYAMVLIISMGIGSFAPPAGVGFYVACATGLETVEKSLKHFWPYLIAVFIGLLVLAAVPWFSTFLPAMAGLIPF; via the coding sequence ATGGAACATACACTCGCCCCCAAGGAACTCGAAGAGGTCCTTCCGTCTGATGCGGAAGAGATCCTTCACCACGGGCACGTCGCGCCGCGCTGGAGCGGAGCGGTCTGGCTGGACAAGGCCCTGAAATGGACCGTAGGCGCGGCGATCCTCGCCGAGCTCGTCGTGATCCTGCTGAACATCGCGGTCAGGGTCGCCACGGGTGACTCTGTGCTCTGGACCCAGGAAGTGTCTGAAATTGCGCTGCTGACCATCGCCTTCATCGGTGGCGCGATCGCCTATCCCAAGGGTGCGCACATGGCCGTCCAGGCCCTGATCATGCGGCTTCCGGCACACTGGAAGCCGTACCTGGCGGCCCTCGTCGACTGCCTCGTCTTCGTCATGAGTGCGGGCGCCTTTGCGCTCTTCGTTCCCACCCTGGTCCAGCAGCTCGAGGAAAAGACCCCGATCCTCCAGCTGCCGGTGTTCTGGGTTTCGCTGCCCTTCTCCATCGGCATGGTGCTCATTGCCTGGTTCGCCGTCCTGAAGCTCTGGCGCCAGCCGCGCCGCGCCGTCCTGGTGGCAGCGGGCATCACCGCCGCCCTGGCCGCCGTCGTTATCCTGTCCCAGCCGCTGTTCTACTACGCGTCGCCCAACCTCCTCCTCGGCGTGGTTCTGGTTGCACTGTTCGCACTGCTGTTCCTTGGCCTGCCCATCGCATTCGTCCTCGCACTGGCGTCCGGCATCTACCTCTACCTGGGCGGGATCTCTGAAGTCAGCGCCATCCCGATCGGCATGGCGTCGGGGGCCAAGGGCTTCGTGCTGCTGGCCATTCCGTTCTTCATCCTCGCGGGAACCGTCATGAACTCCGCCGGCCTGACCCTGCCGCTCGCCAAGCTGGTGGATGCGCTCATCGGGCACCTGCGGGGCGGCCTGCTGCAGGTTGTTGTCGTGACCATGTACATCTTCTCCGGCATTTCCGGCTCCAAGGTTGCGGACGTCGCCGCCGTGGGCACCACCATGCGCGGCATGCTTGAGGAACGGAAGTACCCGCGCGGCGAGGTGGTGGCGGTGCTGTCCGCCTCGGCCATCATGGGTGAGACCATCCCGCCGAGCATCGTCCTGCTCATCATGGGCTCCATCACCACGATCTCCACCACCACGCTGTTCCTCGCCGGCTTCGTTCCGGCCGCCTTCCTGGCCCTCGTGGTCATGGCGCTCGTCTTCCTCCGCGCAAAGAAGCAAGGCGGCGTCGCCAGCCCGAAGGCCACCTGGCGTGCGCGCGGCTCGGCCACGTTCTTCGCCATCCCTACGCTGCTGCTTCCGGTCGGCATGGTGGTGGGCATCCTCAGCGGCTTCGCCACCCCCACTGAGGTGTCCTCCGTCGCCGTCGCCTACGCTTTCGTGCTCGCCGCCGCCTACCGCCGCGGCAGCAAGCGGCTGCTGGGCGATACCCTCCGGGAAACCACGACGACGGCGGGCATGGTTTTGTTCATCATCGCGGCAGCCTCACCGCTCGCCCAGACCCTTGCCCTGGCCGGGGTATCCCAGCAGATCCATGACCTCATGTCCGGCCTGGGCGACTCACCGCTGCTCTTCATGCTGTTCACCATCGTGCTGCTGATCATCATGGGCCAGCTGCTCGAAGGCCTGCCCGCCGTCCTGATCTTCGCGCCGCTGCTCCTGCCCATCGCCACCGAATTCGGCGTCAACCCGGTGCAGTACGCCATGGTGCTGATCATCTCCATGGGCATCGGTTCATTCGCTCCGCCGGCCGGTGTCGGCTTCTACGTCGCCTGCGCAACCGGCCTCGAGACCGTGGAAAAGAGCCTCAAGCACTTCTGGCCGTACCTCATCGCGGTGTTCATCGGGCTGCTGGTGCTTGCCGCCGTTCCGTGGTTCAGCACCTTCCTGCCCGCCATGGCCGGCCTGATCCCCTTCTAA
- a CDS encoding NAD(P)-dependent oxidoreductase: protein MTDTENQATPEVPPSVALLGTGPMGAPIARNILAAGVPLTLWNRTAEKARAIGGGQVAGTPAEAAAGVVLTVLPDLPQVADLLPGPDGLLTGWKAAGIEDPVLVIHGTVSPVAVARFAEDCRSRYGVTVVDAPLSGGTIGAEEGRLSTMAGGPRDTVRRLLPLFELYSSTVVWFGEAGAGSTVKACNQIVVSATVTALAEAMAVATATGLDLGKVQSILAGGLANSEVLRQKGQRWIDGDFEGGGSAKNQLKDLNFIAEIAKDSGLKLPLSASVRNAFELMVDAGDGDLDHTGIYRTVLGQAG, encoded by the coding sequence GTGACAGACACCGAAAATCAGGCGACGCCCGAAGTTCCACCGTCCGTCGCCCTGCTGGGCACCGGCCCGATGGGCGCCCCGATCGCCCGCAACATCCTGGCCGCCGGCGTTCCCCTGACGCTCTGGAACCGCACCGCGGAAAAGGCCAGGGCCATCGGCGGGGGACAGGTGGCCGGCACCCCGGCGGAGGCTGCGGCCGGCGTCGTCCTGACCGTCCTGCCGGACTTGCCGCAGGTCGCCGACCTACTGCCTGGTCCGGACGGGCTGCTGACCGGGTGGAAGGCGGCCGGCATCGAGGACCCTGTCCTGGTCATACACGGGACAGTGTCCCCGGTGGCCGTGGCCCGGTTCGCCGAGGACTGCCGGAGCCGGTACGGGGTGACGGTGGTGGACGCGCCGCTCAGCGGCGGCACCATCGGAGCCGAGGAGGGCCGGCTGAGCACCATGGCCGGAGGACCGCGCGACACCGTGCGGCGCCTCCTGCCGCTCTTCGAGCTCTACAGTTCCACGGTGGTCTGGTTTGGTGAGGCCGGTGCGGGGTCCACGGTCAAGGCCTGCAACCAGATCGTCGTGTCCGCCACCGTTACGGCGCTGGCCGAGGCAATGGCCGTGGCGACCGCCACCGGGCTGGATCTTGGAAAGGTGCAGTCCATCCTGGCCGGCGGCCTGGCGAATTCTGAAGTCCTCCGGCAGAAGGGGCAGCGCTGGATCGACGGGGACTTCGAGGGCGGCGGGTCTGCGAAAAACCAGCTGAAGGACCTGAACTTCATCGCCGAGATCGCCAAGGACAGCGGGCTGAAGCTTCCTCTCTCCGCCAGCGTCCGCAACGCCTTCGAGCTTATGGTGGACGCAGGCGACGGCGACCTGGACCACACCGGGATCTACCGGACTGTCCTGGGGCAGGCAGGATAG
- a CDS encoding NUDIX domain-containing protein, giving the protein MAVRSAGLLLYRQNSGAEVEVWIAHMGGPFWERKDERAWSIPKGEYPEGEDPLAAAQREFAEEMGVPAPAAEYVLLGTFRQPSGKLITAFTAESAFKPEKILSNTFPLEWPKGSGTVQHFPEIDRAEWISESEARVKLVKGQLPILDALLEHLGA; this is encoded by the coding sequence ATGGCGGTCAGGAGTGCAGGCCTTCTGCTGTACCGGCAGAACAGCGGGGCGGAAGTGGAAGTGTGGATCGCCCACATGGGCGGCCCCTTCTGGGAGCGCAAGGATGAGCGCGCCTGGTCGATTCCCAAGGGCGAGTACCCCGAAGGGGAGGATCCACTGGCGGCGGCACAGCGCGAGTTCGCCGAGGAAATGGGGGTCCCGGCGCCCGCCGCGGAGTACGTGCTGCTCGGCACCTTCCGGCAGCCCTCGGGCAAGCTCATCACGGCATTCACGGCCGAGTCCGCCTTCAAGCCCGAGAAAATCCTGAGCAACACATTTCCGCTGGAGTGGCCCAAGGGCTCAGGAACGGTCCAGCACTTCCCCGAGATCGATCGTGCCGAGTGGATCAGTGAATCCGAAGCACGAGTGAAGCTCGTCAAGGGCCAGCTGCCAATCCTCGACGCGCTGCTCGAGCACCTCGGGGCATGA
- a CDS encoding PepSY domain-containing protein, translating to MRKRTAWIIGAAVAAAALGGASVAAASVNPFDDDTTGNGGTQQPLNQTDRDKAVDAAMAKVGPGQVTEVERGDDAGSSYEVEIRKSDGSEVEVNIGPNFQVLSQSLDD from the coding sequence GTGCGCAAGAGAACAGCGTGGATCATCGGAGCAGCGGTCGCTGCGGCGGCGTTGGGGGGCGCGTCGGTGGCTGCGGCTTCCGTGAATCCCTTCGATGATGACACAACGGGCAACGGCGGCACCCAGCAGCCGCTGAACCAGACCGACCGCGACAAAGCCGTCGACGCCGCAATGGCCAAAGTCGGCCCCGGACAGGTCACCGAGGTCGAACGGGGCGACGACGCCGGTTCCTCCTACGAGGTAGAAATCCGCAAGAGCGACGGGTCCGAGGTGGAAGTTAACATCGGTCCCAACTTCCAGGTTCTGAGCCAGAGCCTGGACGACTAG
- the nagA gene encoding N-acetylglucosamine-6-phosphate deacetylase has protein sequence MSPTLISASRVILPSDTKTGDAKTSAVLEPGWVETDGGRITAAGPGLPPREPDADFPDATLAPGFVDAHIHGGGGSSFNDADPAAAAVRIAGVHRSHGTTTLMASLVTAPLTQLEKAVAVLAPLVEEGVLAGIHLEGPWLSPDHRGAHAEDLLLAPEPAAIDRLMLAGRGTVRMVTIAPELEGGLAAVRQITGYGAVAAIGHTGAGYDLARQAIAAGATAGTHVFNAMRPLHHREPGPALALLEDPTVFAEVIADGVHLHPSLVRFIAASPARAVLVTDAMAAACAQDGRYRLGGLDVQVSDGEARLVSDGTIAGSILTLDAAVRHAVHDAGIPLADAVRAASQNPADMLGLSDVGRIEAGRKADLVVLTADLEVAAVMKAGEWLAG, from the coding sequence GTGAGTCCGACGCTCATTTCTGCTTCCCGGGTCATCCTGCCCAGTGACACTAAAACGGGTGACGCTAAAACCAGCGCCGTGCTGGAGCCCGGCTGGGTGGAGACCGACGGCGGCCGGATCACCGCGGCCGGTCCCGGGCTGCCGCCGCGGGAGCCCGACGCCGATTTTCCGGATGCCACCCTCGCCCCGGGCTTCGTGGACGCCCACATCCACGGTGGCGGCGGCTCCAGCTTCAACGACGCCGACCCCGCTGCCGCCGCGGTCCGCATTGCCGGGGTGCACCGCTCCCACGGCACCACCACCCTGATGGCCAGCCTGGTCACGGCCCCGCTCACCCAGCTTGAGAAGGCGGTGGCCGTACTGGCCCCCCTGGTGGAGGAGGGCGTTCTGGCCGGGATCCATTTGGAGGGCCCCTGGCTCAGCCCCGACCACCGGGGCGCCCACGCTGAGGATCTTCTGCTCGCCCCGGAACCGGCGGCCATCGACCGGCTGATGCTGGCCGGGCGGGGCACCGTCCGAATGGTCACCATCGCGCCGGAACTGGAAGGCGGCCTGGCCGCCGTACGGCAGATCACCGGCTACGGCGCCGTCGCGGCCATCGGCCACACGGGTGCCGGCTACGACCTGGCGCGCCAGGCGATTGCGGCCGGGGCCACCGCCGGGACGCACGTGTTCAACGCAATGCGGCCGCTGCACCACCGGGAGCCCGGCCCCGCACTGGCGCTGCTGGAGGACCCCACGGTGTTTGCCGAGGTGATAGCCGACGGCGTGCACCTCCACCCGTCGCTGGTCCGCTTCATTGCCGCCAGCCCGGCGCGGGCCGTCCTCGTCACCGACGCCATGGCGGCGGCCTGCGCGCAGGACGGCAGGTACCGGCTGGGAGGGCTGGACGTCCAGGTGTCCGACGGCGAGGCGCGCCTGGTCAGCGACGGCACCATCGCCGGCAGCATCCTCACGCTGGATGCGGCGGTGCGGCACGCTGTCCACGACGCTGGCATCCCGCTCGCCGATGCCGTCCGCGCGGCCAGCCAGAATCCGGCGGACATGCTGGGGCTGTCCGACGTCGGACGCATTGAGGCCGGCCGGAAGGCGGACCTGGTGGTTCTCACGGCGGATCTTGAGGTGGCCGCCGTGATGAAGGCAGGCGAATGGCTCGCTGGCTGA
- a CDS encoding SIS domain-containing protein: MTAQRTETTAISPRPGSLMAAEILEQPEALARQLEHGRPAITRLAATLRDADIKYVLLAARGTSDHAALYAKYLIETVLGLPAGLASPSSLTVYGAEPRMDGVLWLAVSQSGGSPDLVDSTAAAARGGALTVAVTNAPSSPLAAAARHHLDILAGPEGAVAATKSYTSQLLALWLLVDAWAGGNGAEAADLPRLGADVLARPEILEVADRYRFVNHIVTTGRGFSYPTAREAALKLMETSYLAAHAFSGADLLHGPFAMIDADRPVIAVASPGAGGRALHPVLDRLAERGADVCLVGDAGAARPLNHVVPLPAVHEQLSPILEIMPLQRLAHAMASARHLDPDAPRGLRKITETW; the protein is encoded by the coding sequence ATGACCGCCCAGCGCACCGAAACCACCGCCATCTCACCCCGTCCCGGTTCCCTGATGGCCGCCGAAATCCTGGAACAGCCGGAGGCGCTCGCCCGGCAGCTTGAGCACGGGCGCCCCGCCATCACCCGGCTGGCCGCCACCCTCCGGGACGCAGACATCAAGTACGTGCTCCTGGCCGCGCGCGGCACCAGCGACCACGCGGCCCTGTACGCGAAGTACCTCATCGAGACGGTGCTGGGGCTGCCGGCCGGGCTGGCATCGCCGTCGAGCCTCACGGTGTACGGCGCGGAACCGCGGATGGACGGGGTGCTGTGGCTGGCGGTCAGCCAGTCCGGCGGCTCCCCGGACCTGGTGGACTCCACCGCCGCTGCCGCCCGGGGCGGTGCCCTCACCGTGGCCGTCACAAATGCGCCGTCCTCACCGCTGGCGGCTGCCGCCCGGCACCACCTGGACATCCTTGCCGGGCCGGAGGGCGCCGTGGCCGCAACCAAGAGCTACACGTCGCAACTGCTGGCGCTGTGGCTGCTGGTTGACGCGTGGGCCGGAGGAAACGGCGCGGAAGCGGCGGACCTGCCGCGTCTCGGCGCGGATGTGCTGGCCCGGCCGGAGATACTGGAGGTTGCAGACCGCTACCGCTTCGTGAACCACATTGTCACCACGGGACGCGGCTTCTCCTACCCCACCGCACGGGAGGCGGCACTGAAACTGATGGAAACGTCCTACCTGGCCGCCCACGCCTTCTCCGGCGCGGACCTGCTGCATGGCCCCTTTGCCATGATCGACGCCGACCGGCCGGTCATCGCCGTCGCTTCCCCCGGCGCCGGCGGCCGCGCCCTGCACCCCGTGCTGGACCGGCTGGCCGAACGGGGCGCGGATGTCTGCCTCGTGGGCGACGCAGGAGCGGCCCGTCCGCTGAACCACGTGGTGCCGTTGCCGGCAGTCCACGAGCAGCTCTCGCCGATCCTGGAGATCATGCCCCTGCAGCGGCTGGCGCATGCGATGGCGTCAGCCCGCCACCTGGACCCGGACGCTCCCCGAGGCCTGCGCAAGATCACGGAAACCTGGTGA
- a CDS encoding N-acetylglucosamine kinase produces the protein MRRVLGPDRVLGLDRVLGLDIGGSKTHAILADAVAAGTVPTDDGGGAPLVQSVAECTVGSANIASVGEEEAAAALDDLAARLGIGDPVNHGVHTVFAGAAGADTPAARERLTGLLSRRFPGARIRVDHDTRIILAAGGLTSGTVLISGTGSAAWAKAADGREARAGGWGYLLGDEGSGYAVARSAVRNALQESDAGLPAGPLTSQLLAQTGAAEPAGLLDLFYSRPERRYWAGLAGTVFGLAATDPASAAIADDAARHLARLALTVNRRLGTMPENAPVLLAGGMLVNQPSLATRVRELLADNGLTHVRVLDRSPAWGAVELASQLADAPSRPASPIRA, from the coding sequence ATGCGGCGCGTCCTCGGCCCGGACCGTGTCCTTGGTTTGGACCGTGTCCTTGGTTTGGATATCGGCGGCTCCAAGACGCACGCCATTCTGGCGGACGCTGTTGCGGCAGGCACCGTACCAACGGACGACGGCGGCGGCGCACCGCTCGTTCAGAGCGTCGCCGAGTGCACGGTGGGCAGTGCGAACATCGCCTCCGTCGGGGAAGAGGAAGCCGCCGCAGCGCTGGACGACCTCGCCGCCCGGCTCGGCATCGGTGACCCTGTGAACCACGGAGTACACACCGTGTTTGCCGGGGCCGCTGGAGCGGACACGCCCGCCGCCCGGGAACGGCTGACCGGCCTCCTCTCCCGGCGCTTCCCGGGAGCCCGGATCCGGGTGGACCACGACACCCGCATCATCCTCGCCGCCGGTGGCCTGACCTCGGGCACCGTCCTGATCTCCGGCACCGGCTCCGCCGCGTGGGCAAAGGCCGCCGACGGCCGGGAAGCCCGGGCCGGAGGCTGGGGTTACCTGCTCGGCGACGAAGGCAGCGGCTACGCCGTGGCCCGCAGCGCGGTCCGCAACGCCCTGCAGGAATCCGACGCCGGCCTGCCCGCCGGGCCCTTGACGTCCCAGCTTCTGGCTCAGACCGGAGCCGCGGAACCCGCTGGGCTCCTGGATCTGTTCTACAGCCGGCCGGAGCGCCGGTACTGGGCCGGGTTGGCCGGGACCGTGTTCGGCCTCGCCGCCACGGACCCCGCGAGCGCCGCCATCGCCGACGACGCCGCCCGGCATCTCGCCCGCTTGGCCCTGACCGTGAACCGGAGGCTGGGCACCATGCCGGAAAATGCCCCGGTGCTGCTGGCCGGCGGGATGCTGGTCAACCAGCCGTCGTTGGCCACCCGGGTGCGCGAGCTGCTGGCAGACAACGGCCTCACCCACGTCCGCGTACTCGACCGCTCCCCCGCCTGGGGCGCCGTGGAGTTGGCCAGCCAGCTTGCCGACGCACCAAGCCGGCCTGCCAGCCCGATCCGCGCCTGA